One genomic window of Aquificaceae bacterium includes the following:
- a CDS encoding Uma2 family endonuclease, protein MKTAERLYTYQDLVQGNLPDGLYEIVKGEVVEMAPTGGWHGEYEASMVYYLKQKAKRKAHVVCGEVGLVLKREPLTLRGVDIAYISRDRLRELPEGVLETPPELVIEILSPSNTYTEMEEKVQELLDFGVDRVLLVDPRLKKAFLHKKGIVEVYSFDEEFELLPELKIKLSEVLEE, encoded by the coding sequence ATGAAGACGGCAGAGAGGCTCTACACCTATCAGGACCTGGTCCAGGGAAACCTCCCGGATGGTCTTTACGAAATCGTCAAGGGTGAGGTGGTGGAAATGGCACCTACAGGTGGATGGCATGGTGAGTATGAAGCGAGCATGGTATATTATCTCAAGCAAAAAGCTAAGAGAAAAGCTCATGTAGTCTGCGGTGAAGTGGGATTAGTCCTGAAAAGAGAGCCTCTTACTTTGCGAGGTGTGGACATAGCCTACATAAGCAGGGACAGGCTAAGAGAATTGCCAGAGGGTGTTCTTGAAACTCCACCTGAGCTCGTGATAGAGATCCTATCTCCCTCCAACACCTACACGGAGATGGAGGAAAAAGTGCAGGAGCTTCTGGACTTTGGAGTGGACAGAGTTTTGCTTGTGGACCCAAGGCTCAAAAAGGCTTTTCTTCACAAAAAGGGCATTGTGGAGGTCTACTCCTTTGATGAAGAGTTTGAGCTCCTTCCAGAGCTGAAAATAAAACTCTCCGAGGTGCTGGAAGAATGA
- a CDS encoding Uma2 family endonuclease, producing MQVKEKSYTYEDLVKGRLPEGLYEIVKGEVVEMAPTGFEHGDYEGRFYWLFNLKLKTKGYYAVGDVGLVIRKNPLTIRAVDVLYISKERLKEKPKGMLEVPPDLVIEILSPSNTYTEMEEKVQELLDFGVDRVLLVDPRLRKAFLHKKGIVEVYSFEEEFELLPELKIKLSEVLEE from the coding sequence ATGCAGGTGAAGGAAAAATCTTACACTTACGAAGACCTTGTAAAGGGCAGACTTCCAGAGGGGCTCTATGAAATCGTCAAGGGCGAGGTGGTGGAAATGGCACCTACGGGCTTTGAACATGGAGACTATGAGGGCAGGTTTTACTGGCTTTTTAACCTCAAGCTAAAGACAAAGGGCTACTATGCAGTGGGTGATGTGGGGCTTGTGATAAGAAAGAACCCCCTCACCATAAGGGCGGTGGATGTGCTATACATAAGCAAAGAAAGGCTCAAGGAAAAACCCAAAGGTATGCTTGAAGTGCCTCCCGATTTAGTGATAGAGATCCTATCTCCCTCCAACACCTACACGGAGATGGAAGAAAAGGTGCAGGAGCTTCTGGACTTTGGAGTGGACAGGGTTTTGCTGGTAGACCCGAGGCTCAGAAAGGCTTTCCTTCACAAAAAGGGTATTGTGGAGGTTTATTCCTTTGAGGAAGAGTTTGAGCTCCTTCCAGAGCTGAAAATAAAACTCTCCGAGGTGCTGGAAGAATGA
- a CDS encoding NAD(P)H-hydrate dehydratase has translation MKLLKAREMQDMDTKAIQELGIPSLLLMEKAGLSVVEVIRREFPQARRVLVVAGKGNNGGDGLVVARHLHMLGYRVGYFLALGEELRGDAQLQLKILRNLGLEPMKGLDFEDFDLLVDALFGTGFEPPVKGQAVEVIRAIDQSGLPVISVDIPSGLSADSGREFEPSVKARVTVTFQFPKLCHLLHPASKRCGKLYVANIGIPHRLAEGINREVLTEAELPEREPDVHKGRMGHVLLMGGSVGKTGAVIMSAKSATSAGAGLVSVGVPEGLNHILEIALTEEMSLPLRGERRLSKECLPQVLELQEKCSAVGVGMGMDRYEEGRHIIKGLIEGIEKPLLIDADGLNNLADLGVEVLRERKGITVLTPHVGEFERLSGLEKSYIVENLVDVAVDFSVRYGCYVVLKSSRTAIATPEGKVYLSVRGTPAMAKGGVGDVLAGILTALIGRGMPVEWALKLGVFLHGLAGELAEKRKHRETLKALDLVESLPSAFRLIESRAYSQAFEYLL, from the coding sequence ATGAAACTACTAAAAGCCAGGGAGATGCAGGACATGGACACAAAAGCCATACAGGAGCTGGGGATTCCCTCCCTTCTTCTTATGGAAAAGGCAGGACTCTCGGTTGTGGAGGTCATAAGAAGGGAATTTCCGCAGGCGAGGAGAGTGCTGGTGGTGGCAGGAAAGGGAAACAACGGAGGCGACGGGCTTGTGGTGGCAAGACATCTGCACATGCTTGGCTACAGGGTTGGCTACTTTCTGGCACTGGGTGAAGAACTCAGAGGCGATGCACAGCTTCAGCTCAAGATACTCAGAAACCTCGGGCTTGAGCCTATGAAAGGGCTGGACTTTGAGGACTTTGACCTGCTGGTGGATGCCCTCTTTGGCACGGGCTTTGAGCCACCGGTAAAGGGTCAGGCGGTGGAGGTCATAAGGGCCATAGACCAGAGCGGGCTTCCTGTAATCTCGGTAGATATTCCTTCTGGTCTATCTGCGGACAGCGGAAGGGAGTTTGAGCCTTCAGTAAAGGCTCGGGTGACAGTTACCTTCCAGTTTCCCAAGCTATGCCATCTTCTGCACCCAGCCAGCAAAAGGTGTGGGAAACTCTACGTGGCAAACATAGGTATACCCCACCGGCTTGCAGAAGGAATAAACAGGGAGGTCCTCACAGAAGCGGAGCTTCCAGAGAGAGAGCCTGACGTGCACAAGGGCAGGATGGGTCATGTGCTTTTAATGGGTGGGAGCGTGGGAAAGACGGGTGCGGTCATCATGTCCGCAAAGTCCGCCACTTCGGCGGGTGCTGGGCTCGTAAGTGTGGGAGTGCCAGAGGGTCTGAACCATATCCTTGAGATAGCTCTCACAGAGGAGATGAGCCTCCCACTCAGGGGAGAACGAAGGCTCTCAAAGGAGTGCCTTCCTCAGGTGCTGGAATTGCAGGAAAAGTGCTCTGCCGTAGGCGTGGGGATGGGAATGGACCGATACGAAGAGGGGAGACACATAATAAAGGGACTCATTGAAGGTATAGAAAAGCCATTGCTCATAGATGCGGACGGGCTCAACAACCTTGCGGACCTTGGGGTAGAGGTTCTCAGAGAACGGAAGGGCATTACTGTGCTTACACCTCATGTGGGAGAGTTTGAGAGGCTCTCAGGTCTTGAAAAGAGCTACATTGTGGAAAACCTTGTGGATGTGGCTGTGGACTTTTCGGTGCGGTATGGCTGTTATGTGGTTCTCAAGTCCTCAAGGACTGCCATAGCAACGCCGGAAGGGAAAGTATACCTCTCTGTGAGGGGCACACCCGCCATGGCAAAGGGGGGAGTGGGAGACGTGCTTGCGGGCATACTGACCGCCCTTATAGGAAGGGGCATGCCTGTGGAGTGGGCTCTAAAGCTTGGAGTTTTCCTTCACGGGCTTGCGGGGGAGCTGGCAGAGAAGAGAAAGCACAGAGAAACTTTAAAAGCCCTTGATCTCGTGGAGAGCTTACCGTCCGCTTTCAGGCTCATAGAAAGCAGAGCCTACAGTCAGGCTTTTGAGTATCTGCTGTAG
- a CDS encoding radical SAM protein — translation MDLQQRIRLMSRLASFERDGDYHFESCIFHASTPRGKVPILKLMQTTMCDKNCVYCAFRRDREETVRIALKPEEVAKGFMELHRAGKARGLFLSSGIFGNPEFTMERMIDTAKILREKHGFRGYIHLKLMPGVSLQTVEEAVRVADRVSINLETPKEERLMSIAKGKSILRDMLPKIEYVDRLIRENRGKSQITQMMVGVGNEKDEEIIRAVEYLNRRFRLSRVYFSAFFPVRGTPLENRTPENPLREHRLYQVDFLIREYGFRLEDLRKILRDGNLPLEKDPKTAWAEANTHLFPVEINTADYETLIRVPGIGKATAKEIIKRRGEKKISTPADLRGIRNLSKILRYTLLNGRSFHQRGLIA, via the coding sequence ATGGACCTGCAGCAGAGAATAAGGCTTATGTCAAGGCTTGCCAGCTTTGAGAGGGATGGGGACTATCACTTTGAAAGCTGTATTTTTCATGCTTCCACTCCCAGGGGGAAGGTTCCAATCCTGAAGCTCATGCAGACCACCATGTGTGATAAGAACTGCGTATACTGCGCCTTCAGAAGAGACAGGGAGGAAACTGTCAGAATAGCACTCAAACCTGAAGAGGTGGCAAAGGGCTTTATGGAGCTTCACAGGGCAGGAAAGGCAAGGGGCTTGTTTCTCTCTTCGGGCATCTTTGGAAACCCAGAGTTCACCATGGAGAGAATGATAGACACAGCAAAAATACTCAGAGAAAAACATGGCTTTAGAGGATACATACACCTCAAGCTGATGCCAGGAGTCTCTCTGCAGACGGTAGAGGAGGCTGTAAGGGTGGCAGACAGGGTCTCCATAAACCTGGAGACTCCAAAGGAAGAGCGTCTTATGAGCATAGCAAAGGGCAAGAGCATCCTCAGGGACATGTTACCCAAGATAGAGTATGTGGACAGGCTCATAAGAGAAAACAGAGGAAAGAGCCAGATTACCCAGATGATGGTGGGTGTTGGTAATGAAAAAGACGAAGAGATAATAAGGGCTGTTGAATACCTTAACAGACGATTCAGGCTAAGCAGAGTATACTTCAGTGCCTTTTTCCCTGTTAGGGGAACGCCCCTTGAAAACAGAACTCCAGAAAACCCACTCAGGGAGCACAGGCTATATCAGGTGGACTTTCTCATAAGAGAATACGGCTTCAGGCTGGAGGATTTGAGAAAAATTCTCAGGGATGGAAACCTCCCCCTTGAAAAGGACCCGAAGACCGCATGGGCTGAAGCCAACACTCACCTTTTCCCCGTTGAAATAAACACTGCAGATTATGAAACTCTTATAAGAGTCCCCGGGATTGGTAAGGCGACTGCGAAAGAGATAATAAAGAGAAGAGGAGAAAAGAAGATAAGCACGCCTGCAGACCTCAGAGGTATAAGAAACCTCTCAAAGATTCTTCGCTACACGCTGCTTAATGGAAGGAGCTTCCACCAGAGGGGGCTTATTGCCTGA
- the purH gene encoding bifunctional phosphoribosylaminoimidazolecarboxamide formyltransferase/IMP cyclohydrolase, producing MRALISVYYKEGLENLLEALHEKDYEIISTGGTARFIQSLGYRVKPVEELTNFPEILDGRVKTLHPAVHGGILYRDWVEKDMEEIRNLGIQPIDLVVVNLYPFEEKLREDLTEQELMEFIDIGGPTLIRASAKNFYRVAVVVDPSDYGWVAQKIKEGKLTLEDRKMLAVKAFSLTAYYDALISRALADIFEIDSVPVYSALPSKLVKNLRYGENPHQRGWLFENPLEELGIVRSRILQGKEMSFNNYLDADSALRLVSEFSKPACVIVKHNNPCAVALGKNLHEAYEKAFSSDPESSFGGIVAFNDRVEKELAERLSEVFLEVVIAPEFSEYALELLSKKKNLRLIQALGFSRSFDVKKISGGYLLQEEDGFDYERLEIVSERHPTEEEMEDLLFAWKVCKYVKSNAMVIAKGGRTLGIGSGNTSRVDSLRCAIAKAQRFCFDMEGGVLASEAFLPFRDSVDIAHSAGIKAIIQPGGSIRDREVIQAVNEYSMAMVLTGTRHFRH from the coding sequence ATGAGGGCACTCATTTCTGTTTACTACAAAGAGGGGCTTGAGAATTTGCTTGAAGCTCTCCATGAGAAAGACTACGAGATAATCTCCACAGGGGGCACTGCAAGGTTTATCCAGAGCCTTGGCTACAGGGTGAAACCTGTGGAAGAGCTCACCAACTTTCCAGAAATACTGGATGGCAGGGTCAAAACCCTCCATCCTGCGGTGCATGGAGGAATACTCTACAGAGACTGGGTGGAAAAGGACATGGAAGAGATAAGGAATCTGGGCATACAGCCCATAGACCTCGTGGTGGTAAACCTATATCCCTTTGAAGAAAAGCTGAGAGAAGACCTCACGGAGCAGGAGCTTATGGAGTTTATAGATATAGGGGGACCAACCCTCATAAGGGCCTCCGCAAAAAACTTCTACAGGGTTGCTGTGGTGGTAGACCCCTCAGATTATGGGTGGGTGGCACAGAAGATAAAAGAGGGAAAGCTCACACTGGAAGATAGAAAAATGCTTGCAGTGAAGGCTTTTTCGCTTACTGCTTATTACGATGCCCTCATATCCCGGGCTCTGGCGGATATCTTTGAGATAGACTCTGTGCCTGTGTATTCAGCCCTGCCCTCGAAGCTTGTAAAGAACCTGAGATATGGAGAAAACCCCCATCAGAGGGGATGGCTCTTTGAAAACCCCCTTGAAGAGCTTGGTATAGTGCGTTCAAGAATTCTTCAGGGTAAGGAAATGTCCTTCAACAACTATCTTGATGCAGACTCAGCCCTCAGACTTGTGAGCGAGTTTTCAAAGCCTGCCTGCGTTATAGTCAAACACAACAATCCCTGCGCAGTAGCACTTGGCAAAAACCTGCATGAAGCCTACGAAAAAGCCTTTTCCTCAGACCCAGAGTCTTCCTTTGGAGGCATTGTGGCCTTCAACGACAGGGTGGAAAAGGAGCTGGCAGAAAGGCTCAGTGAAGTTTTCCTTGAGGTGGTTATAGCCCCTGAGTTCTCGGAATATGCCCTTGAGTTGCTCTCAAAGAAGAAAAATCTCAGGCTCATTCAGGCTCTTGGCTTTTCAAGGTCTTTTGATGTAAAGAAGATAAGCGGAGGCTATTTACTGCAAGAAGAAGACGGTTTTGATTATGAGAGGCTTGAGATAGTTTCAGAAAGACATCCTACAGAAGAGGAAATGGAAGACCTCCTTTTTGCCTGGAAGGTATGTAAGTATGTGAAGTCCAACGCTATGGTGATAGCAAAGGGTGGCAGAACTCTTGGTATAGGTTCGGGGAATACCTCAAGAGTGGACAGCCTAAGGTGTGCTATAGCAAAGGCTCAGAGGTTCTGTTTTGACATGGAGGGTGGTGTGCTTGCCTCTGAGGCTTTTCTGCCCTTCAGAGACAGCGTGGACATAGCCCACTCTGCGGGTATAAAAGCCATAATTCAGCCAGGTGGGTCTATAAGGGACAGGGAAGTCATTCAGGCAGTGAACGAATACAGTATGGCAATGGTCCTTACTGGCACAAGGCACTTCAGACACTAA
- a CDS encoding lipoate--protein ligase, which translates to MEKDWENLLMAEKTGSPAFRLYRWAEPTLSVGYSQEEPQLPIPVVKRPTGGGALLHGWDISFSYAGLRESWGGSFTKIYKNFMNLILQALREINPGFEMSRYRGAYEDFFCYFYPTLGEITFGGRKVLACAMRMLNRAFLVHGSLFVDFEYREFEKITGIDARLLRERVITFRELNVPEGYLLHTMDRVKNLL; encoded by the coding sequence ATGGAGAAAGACTGGGAAAATCTGTTGATGGCTGAAAAAACAGGAAGCCCAGCTTTTAGACTTTACAGATGGGCTGAGCCTACCCTGAGCGTAGGGTATTCTCAGGAAGAACCCCAACTTCCAATCCCGGTGGTAAAAAGACCCACGGGTGGTGGTGCTCTACTTCATGGCTGGGATATCTCCTTTTCTTACGCAGGGCTTAGGGAGAGCTGGGGTGGCAGTTTTACAAAGATATACAAAAACTTTATGAATCTTATTCTCCAGGCACTGAGAGAAATAAATCCGGGATTTGAGATGAGCAGATACAGGGGTGCATATGAAGATTTTTTCTGCTACTTTTATCCTACCCTTGGAGAGATTACCTTCGGGGGCAGGAAGGTTCTTGCCTGTGCCATGAGAATGCTCAATAGAGCCTTTCTCGTACATGGAAGTCTTTTTGTTGACTTTGAATACAGGGAGTTTGAGAAAATTACCGGCATTGATGCCCGCCTGCTCAGGGAAAGGGTCATAACCTTCAGAGAGTTGAATGTGCCAGAAGGCTATCTGCTACACACCATGGATAGGGTAAAAAATCTGCTATAA
- a CDS encoding CBS domain-containing protein has product MSLKSFARKEVITLRPDNMVYDAVRLMKEKNVGSVVIVDEDNKPVGIITDRDVVIRVVYDGLDVKTTPLERVMTRGLSVLDEDMGLFEALRFMKDEGVRRYPVVNSEGKLTGFFSLDDVLFLLGKELAAVADIIAKESPNL; this is encoded by the coding sequence ATGAGCCTTAAAAGCTTCGCAAGAAAAGAGGTGATTACACTCAGGCCTGATAACATGGTTTATGATGCGGTCAGGCTCATGAAGGAGAAAAATGTGGGAAGTGTGGTCATAGTAGACGAGGATAACAAGCCGGTGGGTATAATAACGGACAGAGATGTGGTTATAAGAGTGGTTTATGATGGACTTGATGTAAAAACCACTCCCCTTGAGAGAGTTATGACAAGGGGGCTTTCCGTTCTTGATGAAGATATGGGACTCTTTGAAGCCCTCAGGTTCATGAAGGACGAGGGCGTAAGGAGGTATCCAGTGGTAAACTCAGAGGGGAAGCTGACAGGCTTCTTTTCACTGGATGATGTGCTTTTCCTGCTTGGTAAGGAGCTGGCAGCGGTTGCAGACATAATAGCCAAGGAAAGTCCAAACCTTTAA
- the lysA gene encoding diaminopimelate decarboxylase encodes MLKEYNPYLEYRKEGLYLEGVSLKALAEEFGTPLYVYSGTYIRDRIRAYRDAFPQALICYAVKANFNPHIISIAKEEGAGADIVSGGELYASLRAGVEPSKIVYAGVGKTVCELEDAIKADILMFNVESFMELDVLNEIAGRLGKKARIAIRVNPDVDPKTHPYISTGMKKSKFGVDIKTAKAEYEYAARLKNLQVVGVHCHIGSQILDTSPYIEASQRVVELYYDLLKAGFEIEYLDLGGGLGIKYKPEQSNPEPSDLAEAILPVLKDVKARLILEPGRSVVGNAGVLLTQVQFIKDKGHKHFVIVDAGMNDLVRPAMYEAYHHIVPVEKKDRPYIKTDVVGPICETGDFLALDREIPSVERGEYLAVLSAGAYGFAMSSHYNVRPRACEVLVEKGSYRVIREREDYSYILRQ; translated from the coding sequence ATGTTAAAAGAATACAACCCCTATCTTGAATACAGAAAGGAAGGGCTTTACCTTGAGGGTGTATCTCTTAAGGCACTTGCAGAAGAGTTTGGAACACCACTTTATGTCTACAGTGGCACATACATTAGAGACAGGATAAGGGCATACAGGGATGCCTTCCCTCAGGCTCTTATCTGCTATGCGGTAAAGGCAAATTTCAATCCTCACATTATCTCCATTGCAAAGGAAGAGGGTGCAGGTGCTGACATAGTGTCGGGTGGTGAGCTTTATGCAAGCCTCAGGGCTGGAGTTGAACCTTCAAAAATTGTGTATGCAGGTGTGGGTAAGACTGTATGCGAACTGGAGGATGCCATAAAGGCTGACATACTCATGTTCAACGTGGAGTCCTTTATGGAGCTGGATGTGCTCAACGAAATTGCAGGAAGGCTGGGCAAAAAGGCACGCATCGCCATAAGGGTTAATCCAGATGTGGACCCCAAGACCCATCCTTACATATCAACGGGCATGAAAAAGAGCAAGTTCGGTGTGGACATAAAGACTGCAAAGGCAGAGTATGAATATGCAGCCAGACTGAAAAACCTTCAGGTGGTTGGTGTCCACTGCCACATAGGTTCTCAGATACTGGACACCTCTCCTTACATTGAAGCCTCTCAAAGAGTGGTAGAGCTCTACTACGACCTTCTAAAGGCAGGCTTTGAGATAGAGTATCTGGACCTTGGGGGAGGACTGGGCATAAAATACAAGCCTGAGCAGTCAAACCCTGAGCCTTCAGACCTTGCAGAGGCAATATTGCCGGTGCTGAAGGATGTAAAGGCGAGGCTCATACTGGAGCCCGGCAGGTCTGTGGTGGGCAATGCGGGCGTGCTTCTGACTCAGGTCCAATTTATAAAGGACAAGGGACACAAGCACTTTGTTATCGTGGATGCAGGCATGAACGACCTTGTGAGACCTGCCATGTATGAAGCGTATCATCACATAGTGCCAGTAGAGAAAAAAGACAGACCATACATAAAAACAGATGTGGTGGGACCCATCTGCGAGACGGGAGACTTTCTTGCCCTTGACAGGGAAATACCTTCTGTGGAGAGGGGTGAGTATCTGGCGGTGCTCTCAGCAGGTGCTTATGGCTTTGCCATGTCTTCCCATTACAACGTAAGGCCAAGGGCATGCGAGGTGCTTGTGGAAAAAGGCTCCTACAGGGTTATAAGGGAAAGAGAAGACTACTCCTACATACTCAGGCAATAA
- a CDS encoding DsrE/DsrF/DrsH-like family protein, whose product MEQKAPDLVIILLTGKENAKRLPSAFFLASTAAAEDMNVVVYFTGPATELLKKGMADSIYPMEGGQPLSYFIKLALDNGVQMVACKQSLDLNGMKEEDLAYNFPVLTPTQALPTLGMAGRVLTW is encoded by the coding sequence ATGGAGCAGAAGGCACCAGACCTTGTGATAATCCTGCTCACGGGTAAGGAGAATGCAAAAAGGCTTCCCTCTGCCTTTTTCCTTGCCTCCACAGCCGCCGCCGAGGACATGAATGTGGTGGTCTACTTTACCGGTCCTGCCACAGAGCTTCTCAAGAAGGGCATGGCGGACAGTATCTACCCAATGGAGGGTGGACAGCCACTCTCTTACTTTATCAAGCTGGCACTTGACAACGGAGTGCAGATGGTTGCCTGCAAGCAATCCCTTGACCTCAACGGCATGAAGGAAGAGGACCTTGCCTACAACTTCCCGGTGCTGACTCCCACTCAGGCACTCCCAACCCTAGGAATGGCAGGCAGAGTTCTAACCTGGTAA
- a CDS encoding CDP-alcohol phosphatidyltransferase family protein, with protein MPLLITLFRLFLLIPTLYLLEEDRRSLAGVLVVVAGISDWLDGGLARRNNQASKVGMLLDPLVDKIFVLGVLSYFLYSHEIGLLPFLLLLVRELSVSFLRSLSVEKGYAMPASYIGKAKAFFEFLTLIALCFGYGYANFLLWISLLLAYLSMYDYTVRYITFERRA; from the coding sequence ATGCCTCTCCTTATAACCCTTTTCAGGCTTTTTCTTCTCATTCCCACCCTTTACCTGCTTGAGGAAGACAGAAGAAGCCTTGCTGGAGTTCTTGTAGTAGTTGCTGGCATATCCGACTGGCTGGATGGTGGGCTCGCAAGGAGAAACAATCAGGCGAGTAAGGTTGGGATGCTTCTTGACCCACTAGTAGACAAAATCTTCGTCCTTGGTGTGCTTTCTTACTTTCTCTATAGCCACGAGATTGGGCTTTTGCCCTTCCTTCTACTCCTTGTGAGGGAGCTCTCTGTATCCTTTCTCAGAAGCCTTTCGGTGGAAAAGGGTTATGCCATGCCTGCATCTTACATTGGAAAGGCAAAGGCCTTCTTTGAGTTTCTAACGCTAATAGCCCTCTGCTTTGGCTACGGCTATGCAAACTTCCTGCTCTGGATTTCCCTTCTGCTGGCATACCTTTCCATGTATGACTATACGGTCAGGTATATCACCTTTGAGAGAAGGGCTTAA
- the moaD gene encoding molybdopterin converting factor subunit 1: MKLLYFAIVRERLKRSEEDIDFTGTVAELRKVLIEKYPELEPILQRVKFAVNEEYVEDEYMLRGEERVAIIPPVSGG; the protein is encoded by the coding sequence ATGAAACTTCTTTACTTTGCTATAGTGAGGGAGAGGCTCAAAAGGTCTGAGGAGGATATTGACTTCACGGGAACGGTGGCGGAGCTCAGAAAAGTGCTGATTGAGAAATACCCGGAGCTTGAACCCATCCTCCAGAGGGTAAAGTTTGCGGTCAACGAGGAATATGTGGAGGATGAATACATGCTGAGGGGAGAAGAGAGGGTAGCCATAATACCTCCGGTCAGCGGTGGATAA
- a CDS encoding glycosyltransferase family 9 protein, with product MDKKALVVRLSSLGDVVLASCVIDPLLELGYKPYLLTFRPYGDIFAEDPRLEVIQVSREALFSKELLHKLRGFDLYVDLHRNLRTFLLRLRLGGRWEVYRKESIRRRLAVYSGFFRKPYSVVKAYAEAIGAKDAKPRIVLSEERLRSWESKLGKDYVCIGPGARYEKKRYPYFRELAGLFLKAGYRVVLVGDARDRRLTEGWEGINLCGELSLLDVSAVIKKASVFIGNDSGLLHIARAVGTPAVQVYGGTHPTLGFAVSEGEGTYLLKGLYCQPCDLHGKGGCRLGDYPYPCLRIDPHLVFETALRLLPG from the coding sequence GTGGATAAAAAGGCTCTTGTTGTCAGGCTTTCTTCCTTGGGCGATGTGGTGCTTGCATCCTGCGTAATAGACCCGCTTCTGGAACTTGGCTATAAACCTTACCTGCTCACCTTTAGACCATACGGGGATATCTTTGCAGAAGACCCAAGGCTTGAAGTTATTCAGGTAAGTAGAGAAGCCCTTTTCAGCAAGGAGCTGCTCCACAAACTCAGAGGCTTTGACCTGTATGTGGACCTTCACAGAAACCTGAGGACTTTCCTTCTCAGGCTCAGGCTGGGCGGAAGATGGGAGGTTTACCGCAAGGAGTCCATAAGGAGAAGGCTGGCAGTCTACTCTGGATTTTTCAGGAAACCTTACAGCGTAGTAAAGGCTTACGCGGAGGCTATCGGGGCAAAGGATGCAAAACCCAGGATTGTCCTTTCTGAAGAGAGGCTCAGAAGCTGGGAGAGTAAACTGGGTAAGGACTATGTGTGCATAGGTCCGGGTGCAAGATACGAAAAGAAAAGGTATCCTTACTTCAGGGAGCTTGCCGGTCTTTTCCTGAAGGCAGGCTACAGGGTGGTGTTAGTGGGTGATGCAAGGGACAGAAGGCTGACAGAGGGCTGGGAGGGTATAAATCTGTGCGGTGAGCTTTCTCTGCTGGATGTTTCTGCGGTAATAAAGAAGGCATCGGTCTTTATAGGCAACGACTCAGGGCTTTTACACATAGCAAGGGCCGTGGGCACACCTGCGGTGCAGGTATACGGAGGGACACACCCTACCCTTGGCTTTGCGGTCAGTGAGGGAGAGGGGACATACCTTCTGAAGGGTCTATACTGCCAGCCCTGCGACCTTCACGGAAAGGGAGGATGCAGGCTCGGGGATTATCCCTACCCCTGCCTGCGTATAGACCCACATCTTGTTTTTGAAACTGCCCTCAGGCTATTACCAGGTTAG